The Candidatus Poribacteria bacterium nucleotide sequence TACCTTCCGCTTTCTCTTTTTCCATCGGTGGAAACGCTGCGAGCGTAAGATTGTCTAATTGCACGAAGGGTCCCATCACTTTTTCTAAAAACTCAAGGATTATCGGATGCGAGACGGCGGGCCACATTAATTCAGGTGCTAATTCGAGTGTGTTTCCGAACCATGTCTGCTCGTCGTTGGCTGCGGAGAGTTCCGCGTGTTTCTCGCGCCAACTTTGCATCTGCGGTTCATCAAAGACTTTTTCAAATATTGCAAAACCGTCGGTCTTATAAGCTTCAAAGCGTTCGTCTAATGTTGGCATTGATTTTCCTTTCAAGCAATTTTCAATCTTAGGACTTGTGCAAAATCCCATTGTTTGCTTACAGGATTGGAAGACTGGAATATTGGAAGGTGTGGTGGAGGTCCCCATCCTTCCTCGCCTTCCATCCTTCCGATCTCCCACAGAACGTGAAATTTCTCAACGCAGTCCATTTAGGATTGCCTCGGCGAGCTCCATGGTTTTAACAGCTTCGTCAAGGTTGGCGGCGGGAAATGAAACAGGCGTGTCAGATTTGACACAGTCTAAGAAATACCTGTTCTGCTCGACGGTGCCGCCCGTGCCTGCTTGGGTAAGTTTGTGTTGCGTGCCATCACAGAAAACCGTTCCTTGGGAGACACCTTCGAGGTAAGCGGAGATATCTCTGCCGTGTATCTCATAGCGTTCGAGGCGTGCATCTGTCGTGTAATTAGCGATGTGTTGAGCGACACACCCGTTATCGAACAGAATGAGTGCAGCGTGGACATCTTTATAATCTGAGATCGCCCGCTGCACGACACTGTGGACTTCTTGGACATCCGCTTCGGCGACCGCCCGGATTGTATCAAGCGCGTGGATCGGTGTCTCCAGAAACATGTTGTCCATCAGGTGTTCTGGAAATCTGCCTGTCAGTCGTGTAATGCTTTTGTGGAATTCGCCGACGATTTGTGTGACGGGACCGCGTGCGGTGACCTGTCGTTTCGCTTCAACGATGATCGGATGAAAACGGCGGTTCCAACCCACCATCCCTTTCGCACCTGTCCGTTTTGCAGCACTCTGCAAAGCGACCGTTTCTGAGACGCTCATGCCGGGTGGTTTTTCCAAAAGCGTATGGACACCACGTTCAAAACACGGAAGTGCCGCCTCGCCGTTGAGGTGTGCAGGTGTCGCGACAAAGATGGCATCTAAGGTTTCGCTGTCTAACAATGCCTCAATGCTCTCGTAGCGGTTTGGAACATTGAACATCTCTGCAGCGTTGTTTCGCGCTGCTTCAACGGGATCGCACACAGCGACGAGAGCAGTGTCGTCAAATTCTGAGAGGATTTTTAAATGACCGCGACCTCTACCGCCGCAACCAATGACAGCAACTTGTAGTTTCGACATGATTTTCTCCTTCGACGGATAAAGCGTCGCGACATAGCATTTAGTGCCGGATGTGGGGTGCCTCCATGACTTCTCGCTGTTCAGGTGACATGTCCTCAATGTAATCGGGGTACGTAACCTGGTGTGCCCCTGTGCCATAAGATTGGAATCCAGGACTGAACTTGTAGAGCAGCGCGCGCCGTTGATGGCTGCCTTTCCACGGAAGTGTACCGTGTGTCAAGGTTTCAGTGAAAATCACGGCATCGCCAGCCTTGGCATTGACTTCAAGCACCAGATTCTGATATTGTTCGTATCGCTTCATACTGCTGGGACAGGGAAGGTTCGCTTTATGGCTGCCTGGAACAATAGCCAAACCCCCATCGCCGGGTCCCTCGTCAGCGAGCATGTATTCGACGACAGTCAAACCCGTGTATATACGTCCGTATTTGAAGAAGTAGGCTTCCGAGAAATTCGGACGCTCGATCCCACCACCGTGTAAAGTGCCACCTTCCGTGCCTTTTTCCATAGCGATTAAGCCCGGACCGTGATCAAGTCGATATTTTTGCCCTAAAATCTCTTCAAGGCAGGGTTTAACCTTGGGGTGGATGAGCAAGTTTCGGAACTGTTCACACCAAGGTTTCTCCCATGCAAGCATGCCACCCATGTCCATTCGGTGTGCCGTACCGGAGAGTGCGGCTGAACCGCCTGCCAGAGAGGTGTCGCGTTCCCTGAGTCCTTCGATGTGATGGTCGATGGCAGCGTTGCACTGAGCGACTTCTTCTGCCGTCAAAGCGTTTTCGACGATGATGTATCCGGTCAAATCGAAGAGGTACTTTTGATCTTCGTTCATCGTTGTTCTCCTATTATGGCACACGGTGTGTGCCTAAGATTTCGCTTCTTCAATGCTTTGAGGTCTACCGGTTGCGTCACCTCCGAGCCATCGGTAGGGACGTGGGTAGAGTGCTAAAGATCTGTCTTCAAGTGGTAGTTTAATGGGTGCGCTGTTTCGGTTTGCAGAGAGTTTCGCGGCGATGGCGACTTCCAGTGCCTGTCGGAGGTCTGCGCCTGTAATCCATGGATCTCCGTTACCATCAACAGCCGATAAAAAGGAGCGGATGGAACCTGTGAGATAACCGAATTCGCTCCACGGATACGGGTTATAATTGGGGTCAAGTCGAATGCGGTTGCCGTGCGGGTCGTAGTCTTTGAAAATCTCTGGAGGGTTCCAATCCCAGCGGACAAGGCATTCATCTGTCCAAACGTCTACACCGCGGCAGGATGTTGGTGTTCCAAAGACACTACATTCCAAACCGTTTGAAAGATAAACACGTCCGTTGATGATTAAGCCTTCGTCGGTTTCTCCGTTTAGTGCTTCAGGCGGTGTTCCCCACGCTATGACTTCCTCAACTTCGGCATTTGTGAAAAGTCTTAGTACAGAGATGTGCTGGCATCCACCACCGGAGATTTCACCACCAAACCCATGAACACTTGCCCCTCTAATGTTCCCAAATTCACCTTTGTGCAGGCGAGCTGCAGCTTCCTGAACTTCATTCATAGCGCGTTGCAAATTGCCTCCGGCGAATATTATATCGCGTTCGGCACACGCTTCAACCATCGCGTCAGCATCTTGCAAGCGTGCGGCGATCGGTTTCTCTGTGGAAATACCTCTAATACCGGCTTCGGCACATGCAATCACGACATCTTTCATGTATTTCGTGGGGGTGACAACCACCGCGATGTCCGGTACCATGTCCTTCAATAACGTTTCTACATCTGGGTAGAGAGCAGAGACACCGAAACGCGCGCCGAGGACCTCCTGCCGTTGTGCATTGGCATCGACGATCGCGACGATTTCTGTGTCGGGATAAGTGGTGTATGCTTCTGCATAGTTCTGCCCCATCCGTCCACAGCCGATGATGGCTACTCGATATTTGGTGTCACTCATTTTTAAATCTCCTGATTGCGTATGTTATCAAGGTTTAAAAAGTGTGTCAAGAAAAAATGATGTGCTCAAGGAGGAGAGGATCTGCATTCATCAAGAGACCTAAGATCATCCAAATACAAGTGAAACCTAACATTCTCGCTTTCCGTATAAATTAGATAGGATCGTTGTTTCTTACCACTCAATCCTATCTACATTGCTTCGGTTTTTAGTGTTGAACTCACGTTGAGGAGACCCAAAAACGCGCTTGTTTTTTTTTTAGTTTTTGATGTATAATGGATTCAAACGAAAGCGTTTACTTACCTCGTGATTTTAGGGAGACTATGCAACAATTGGATTGTTCTGATACATTGGAGACGAGAAAAAATGGATACCAAACAGATCGAAAAGCGACTCAATGACTATGTACCAGACTTAGATGTGCCTTTTGAAGAGTTGCAGAAACAGTTGACGGCTTTCATCCAAGCCGAAAGGGAACAGTTGAAAGCCCGTATCTTGGAAGGAGAAAGAGGGTTTACCGCTTGCAAGATTCACACGGAGATATGGGATGTCGTTATTCAGAAAGTTTACGAGGTAGCTTCCTTTCAAATTCGGGATGAATTCCAGAAACAGATTGATGTCCTAAGCCAACTTCCAGAGGTTGATACCAGCGACTTGGAAGCGGAATTGGAAGGATGGATGCCGGATGTCGCGCTCTACGGGGTCGGTAGTTACGGTAGACACGAACTCTGCTATTTTTCAGATGTAGACGTTATCTATACCTCTTCTGTCGATTTAGAGGATATTTACGATGAGAGCACGCTTGAACTCATCCGATGGTTCTATGATTTTTTCGACAGCCTCCATTCGGTAATTCCAGGCTTTGAGTTCAGTTTCATCTATCGTCCGCTGGCGGATGTGGCGCAGTGGAATTATCAAGACATGACCGCGCTAATCGATATGCGGTTTATCGCTGGTGATTCAACACTGACGGAGCGTTTCCGAAAGGTCGTGCATTCTGAAAAATCGGATATCTCACTCGTACTGGACCTGCTGAAGTCGAAAGCGGATTCTT carries:
- a CDS encoding Gfo/Idh/MocA family oxidoreductase — protein: MSDTKYRVAIIGCGRMGQNYAEAYTTYPDTEIVAIVDANAQRQEVLGARFGVSALYPDVETLLKDMVPDIAVVVTPTKYMKDVVIACAEAGIRGISTEKPIAARLQDADAMVEACAERDIIFAGGNLQRAMNEVQEAAARLHKGEFGNIRGASVHGFGGEISGGGCQHISVLRLFTNAEVEEVIAWGTPPEALNGETDEGLIINGRVYLSNGLECSVFGTPTSCRGVDVWTDECLVRWDWNPPEIFKDYDPHGNRIRLDPNYNPYPWSEFGYLTGSIRSFLSAVDGNGDPWITGADLRQALEVAIAAKLSANRNSAPIKLPLEDRSLALYPRPYRWLGGDATGRPQSIEEAKS
- a CDS encoding phytanoyl-CoA dioxygenase family protein, which encodes MNEDQKYLFDLTGYIIVENALTAEEVAQCNAAIDHHIEGLRERDTSLAGGSAALSGTAHRMDMGGMLAWEKPWCEQFRNLLIHPKVKPCLEEILGQKYRLDHGPGLIAMEKGTEGGTLHGGGIERPNFSEAYFFKYGRIYTGLTVVEYMLADEGPGDGGLAIVPGSHKANLPCPSSMKRYEQYQNLVLEVNAKAGDAVIFTETLTHGTLPWKGSHQRRALLYKFSPGFQSYGTGAHQVTYPDYIEDMSPEQREVMEAPHIRH
- a CDS encoding Gfo/Idh/MocA family oxidoreductase, encoding MSKLQVAVIGCGGRGRGHLKILSEFDDTALVAVCDPVEAARNNAAEMFNVPNRYESIEALLDSETLDAIFVATPAHLNGEAALPCFERGVHTLLEKPPGMSVSETVALQSAAKRTGAKGMVGWNRRFHPIIVEAKRQVTARGPVTQIVGEFHKSITRLTGRFPEHLMDNMFLETPIHALDTIRAVAEADVQEVHSVVQRAISDYKDVHAALILFDNGCVAQHIANYTTDARLERYEIHGRDISAYLEGVSQGTVFCDGTQHKLTQAGTGGTVEQNRYFLDCVKSDTPVSFPAANLDEAVKTMELAEAILNGLR